The Nonlabens spongiae genome contains a region encoding:
- a CDS encoding PD-(D/E)XK nuclease family protein translates to MTDNSFISQVLNDLNQNNLDVTRLTYVVPSRRVATFLTKALATMISKPIFLPAIYSVEEFIAELSGMEIVPDLDLMPLFYESYLEVQPQDEQVTYDDFLGWAPTIIKDFNELDRYLVAPDDFFNYLGNVKELEDWHWSLGGEPTTMISSYLKFWKRLGGYYSRFRESCLTKGTLYQGLAYRMAYENLSNSSQLPRELNTVFNEYPIVFFGLNALNTAESEIIQQLLKDQKALIYWDTDDYFLNRPYHDAGKFISSFKKNWKYYKNNPLNMVSNQFEVPKKIEIAGINGTIGMVQVAARKLAELPPEEIENTIVVLADENLLLPLLTSLPDNIPAYNVTMGVSLDKLPIAAFVLDFIKLIVEKNEAGFYFKSFIRFLESPYTHSLIEKDKKNYKAQIRKGNLVYVTPEDLELNEGNALFNVLKTKNDIPSILETLENMILELKELYFKEGNRSLELEQLQGLREVLGGVENLLQSGHKIEDVRILSFVFRQLLPLKKLDFIGEPVKGLQIMGLLETRALDYKNQIMLSVNEGTLPAGKSTASYIPFDMKKRFGLPTYSDKDSVYAYHFYRLLHRSENATFIYNTETGGLGSSEKSRFLTQLITGQDTAHEIKEVNYIYKNEAITSELITLNKTPAYFTRLEDIAQKGFSPSALTSYVRNPLDFYRQKILSINEVEEVEENMALNTMGSIIHEALDKLYAQHLNKPLRENDFKEMRQRKKAELDLAYKKIYPSKGKLTGRNRIIYEVSDSFLSKMITMDHDLVKEGRELIILSTERHLSTQIEVSQIGVVKLHGTVDRIDKLDGVLRIIDYKSGKVEKGNLGLDPGGYDLLLEDYGKSKAFQILMYSYLYLTNEPDQDEVTAGMISFKNFQSGFLSFSLKHKNRYHDEPVTRDILEKFQEQLQNLLIELFDPEKPLEEKEV, encoded by the coding sequence ATGACCGACAACTCTTTCATCAGCCAAGTTCTTAACGACTTAAACCAAAATAATCTAGACGTAACCCGGCTTACTTATGTCGTACCCTCGCGCAGGGTGGCGACCTTCTTGACAAAAGCACTGGCAACGATGATTTCCAAGCCCATTTTTCTGCCGGCGATCTATAGTGTGGAAGAATTTATCGCTGAGCTTTCAGGTATGGAAATTGTTCCTGACCTGGATTTGATGCCTTTATTTTATGAAAGTTATCTAGAAGTACAGCCTCAAGACGAACAGGTAACTTACGACGATTTCTTAGGTTGGGCACCTACCATTATCAAGGATTTTAATGAATTGGATCGCTATCTGGTTGCTCCTGATGATTTCTTCAACTATCTAGGTAACGTTAAAGAATTGGAAGATTGGCACTGGTCGCTAGGTGGTGAGCCCACAACCATGATTTCTAGTTATTTAAAATTTTGGAAAAGACTGGGTGGGTATTATTCTCGCTTTCGCGAAAGCTGCCTCACAAAAGGCACGCTCTATCAAGGCCTGGCTTATCGCATGGCTTATGAAAACCTATCAAATTCAAGCCAACTTCCCAGGGAACTAAACACTGTTTTTAATGAATACCCGATAGTGTTTTTCGGTTTAAATGCTTTAAATACAGCAGAATCAGAGATCATCCAGCAATTGCTAAAGGATCAGAAAGCTCTCATTTATTGGGATACAGATGATTATTTTTTGAACCGACCGTATCACGACGCGGGAAAATTTATTTCTTCATTCAAAAAGAATTGGAAATACTATAAAAACAACCCTCTAAACATGGTTTCTAATCAGTTTGAAGTGCCTAAAAAAATTGAGATCGCTGGTATAAATGGAACTATAGGTATGGTTCAAGTCGCTGCTAGAAAACTTGCTGAATTACCACCCGAAGAAATTGAGAATACAATCGTCGTCCTAGCCGATGAAAATTTGTTACTGCCTTTGCTCACATCACTTCCTGACAACATTCCCGCTTATAACGTAACCATGGGTGTGAGTTTGGATAAGTTGCCCATTGCAGCATTTGTTTTAGACTTTATAAAGCTCATCGTAGAGAAAAATGAAGCAGGTTTTTACTTCAAAAGTTTCATTCGGTTTCTAGAATCTCCATATACTCATTCTCTTATTGAAAAAGATAAAAAGAATTACAAGGCACAGATCAGAAAAGGCAACCTAGTTTACGTAACGCCTGAAGACTTGGAGCTGAATGAAGGGAATGCGCTCTTCAACGTATTAAAAACTAAAAACGATATACCATCTATTCTTGAGACTTTAGAGAACATGATACTTGAGTTAAAGGAGCTCTATTTTAAAGAAGGTAATCGCTCCTTAGAGCTTGAGCAATTGCAGGGTTTAAGAGAAGTTTTGGGAGGCGTTGAAAACTTACTGCAGTCCGGACACAAGATTGAAGATGTGCGCATCTTGAGCTTTGTGTTTAGGCAGTTGCTTCCTCTTAAAAAACTTGATTTTATAGGAGAACCCGTCAAAGGGCTCCAGATCATGGGTCTGCTGGAAACCAGAGCGCTGGATTATAAAAATCAGATCATGCTTTCCGTTAATGAGGGAACCTTGCCTGCGGGAAAAAGCACGGCTTCATACATTCCTTTTGATATGAAAAAGCGTTTTGGTCTGCCTACCTATTCAGATAAGGACAGCGTTTATGCCTATCACTTTTATAGGTTGCTTCATCGATCAGAAAATGCCACATTTATTTATAATACAGAAACTGGTGGCTTGGGTTCTTCAGAAAAAAGCAGGTTTTTGACCCAATTGATTACAGGACAGGATACGGCACATGAAATTAAGGAAGTCAATTACATTTATAAAAATGAAGCCATTACTTCTGAATTGATAACGCTCAATAAAACCCCAGCCTATTTTACCAGATTAGAAGACATTGCTCAGAAGGGTTTTAGTCCCAGCGCGCTCACCAGCTATGTGCGCAATCCGCTGGATTTTTATAGGCAAAAGATTCTCAGCATCAACGAAGTTGAAGAAGTCGAAGAAAATATGGCGTTGAACACTATGGGGTCTATCATTCACGAGGCTTTGGATAAACTTTACGCACAGCATCTAAATAAACCGCTTCGTGAAAATGATTTCAAAGAGATGCGACAGCGCAAAAAGGCTGAGCTTGATCTCGCTTATAAAAAGATCTATCCATCTAAGGGAAAGCTTACAGGTCGTAACCGTATTATCTATGAGGTTTCAGATTCGTTTCTTTCCAAAATGATCACAATGGACCACGATCTGGTAAAAGAAGGTCGAGAGCTGATCATTTTGAGTACAGAACGCCATCTATCCACTCAAATTGAAGTGTCACAAATAGGTGTTGTTAAACTACACGGTACCGTAGATCGTATTGATAAACTAGATGGTGTGCTTCGTATTATCGACTATAAATCAGGTAAGGTTGAGAAAGGGAACTTAGGTCTGGATCCAGGTGGGTATGATTTATTGCTTGAAGATTATGGTAAGTCCAAGGCTTTCCAGATTCTTATGTACTCTTATCTTTATTTAACGAATGAACCAGATCAAGATGAGGTGACGGCAGGGATGATCAGCTTCAAGAATTTTCAGAGTGGTTTTTTGTCCTTTTCGTTAAAACATAAGAATAGATATCATGATGAGCCCGTGACACGTGATATTCTTGAGAAATTTCAAGAGCAGTTGCAAAACTTGTTGATAGAACTTTTTGATCCTGAAAAGCCTCTTGAAGAAAAAGAGGTTTGA
- a CDS encoding thioredoxin family protein — MKIENIIKEALKDAIPYSQYRALVEGHVLNNSNTGAEVTEALANYTALNHQRMKRLDKKVELSPETQDFLESLSPNFSFLVITESWCGDAAHVIPVLNKIAEAGSIDLKLVLRDENEALMNEFLTNGSKSIAKLIIYNSESFEPIASWGPRPSTATQMVADEKAAKGALSPEFKQELQKWYNKDKGKTIEKDMIAVIKSIQ; from the coding sequence ATGAAGATAGAGAACATTATTAAAGAAGCACTTAAAGATGCCATTCCATACTCACAATACCGAGCTCTTGTAGAAGGTCACGTGCTGAATAATTCAAATACGGGCGCTGAGGTGACTGAAGCGCTAGCAAATTACACGGCACTCAACCACCAGCGTATGAAACGACTGGATAAGAAAGTAGAGCTGTCGCCTGAAACGCAAGATTTTTTAGAAAGTTTATCGCCTAACTTTTCTTTCTTGGTAATTACTGAAAGCTGGTGTGGAGATGCGGCTCATGTGATTCCCGTTCTCAATAAAATTGCTGAGGCTGGTTCGATCGATTTGAAGCTGGTTCTAAGGGATGAAAATGAAGCTCTGATGAACGAGTTTTTGACTAACGGAAGCAAGTCCATTGCAAAATTGATCATTTACAATTCAGAGAGTTTTGAGCCTATCGCATCTTGGGGACCTCGACCCTCCACAGCCACGCAAATGGTTGCCGATGAAAAGGCTGCTAAAGGAGCTTTGTCACCAGAATTCAAACAAGAGCTTCAAAAATGGTACAATAAAGATAAAGGAAAGACTATTGAAAAAGATATGATTGCGGTGATCAAATCGATTCAATAA
- a CDS encoding alpha/beta hydrolase family protein: MNVTRNIEIEGENGRPILIDTLYQETSENLPVIIFCHGFKGFKDWGAWDLMGLAFARSLSISTPLNDHGVEGKAGYLFIKFNYSHNGGTKEQPIDFPDLEAFGNNNYSIELRDTKRVLDWLKQSDLPATNDITLIGHSRAGGIATIVASKDHRVTRLVTMASVAHYDQRFPQGEELQKWKQNGVYYIKNGRTQQEMPLYYQFYEDFQRNSDQLNIIKAARNLKVPHLIIHGDADPTVAVQDSHDLKAASLKSELRILRGTDHVFGASHPWDKDHLPADLRQVVQCVLNFIDA; the protein is encoded by the coding sequence ATGAATGTTACTAGAAATATAGAGATAGAGGGAGAAAATGGTCGGCCCATTTTAATTGACACTTTATATCAGGAAACTTCTGAAAATCTGCCTGTGATTATTTTCTGTCATGGTTTCAAAGGATTTAAAGATTGGGGAGCATGGGATCTGATGGGTCTCGCTTTCGCGCGATCCCTGAGCATTTCGACTCCGCTCAATGACCACGGAGTCGAAGGGAAAGCGGGATATCTTTTCATAAAATTCAATTATTCGCACAATGGCGGCACTAAAGAGCAACCTATTGATTTTCCAGATCTCGAGGCATTCGGGAATAACAACTACAGCATTGAATTGCGGGATACAAAAAGAGTGCTGGATTGGTTGAAACAATCTGATTTGCCAGCAACCAACGATATTACGTTAATCGGTCATTCTCGTGCCGGCGGGATAGCGACAATAGTTGCTTCAAAAGATCATCGCGTGACGAGATTAGTCACCATGGCTTCTGTGGCACATTATGACCAGCGATTTCCGCAAGGGGAAGAGTTGCAAAAATGGAAGCAAAACGGTGTGTATTACATTAAAAATGGCCGCACGCAGCAAGAAATGCCGCTTTACTATCAATTTTATGAAGATTTTCAAAGGAACAGCGATCAGCTAAATATCATCAAAGCTGCGAGAAACCTTAAAGTACCTCATCTCATCATTCATGGCGATGCAGACCCCACAGTAGCAGTACAAGATTCTCATGATTTAAAGGCAGCAAGCCTTAAAAGCGAACTGAGAATTTTAAGGGGCACTGACCATGTTTTTGGAGCATCGCACCCTTGGGATAAAGATCATTTACCCGCTGACTTAAGACAGGTGGTGCAGTGTGTGTTGAATTTTATTGACGCTTGA
- a CDS encoding lipid-binding SYLF domain-containing protein — MKRMKKVSLMLLMMIGVTAFAQTEKEQELTKDAAEAKSELIASYEKLVPFFDDSAGYVIFPNVGKGGLIIGGASGNGIVYENGVAIGKAGLKKLSVGLQAGGQAIMEVIFFEDEESLKNFKDGNFEFAAGVSAVVLKSGKAVNAKYKDGVAVFAKPKAGIMADASVGGQKFSYEAFED; from the coding sequence ATGAAACGAATGAAAAAAGTAAGCTTGATGTTACTGATGATGATCGGAGTAACAGCATTTGCACAGACAGAAAAAGAACAGGAGTTGACGAAGGACGCTGCTGAGGCCAAATCAGAATTGATAGCGTCGTATGAGAAACTGGTTCCGTTTTTTGATGATTCAGCAGGATATGTCATTTTCCCAAATGTAGGTAAAGGTGGTCTGATCATAGGTGGAGCATCAGGAAATGGGATCGTTTATGAAAATGGTGTGGCAATTGGAAAAGCTGGACTCAAGAAATTGAGCGTCGGTTTGCAGGCTGGTGGTCAAGCGATCATGGAAGTTATCTTCTTTGAGGATGAGGAAAGCCTGAAAAACTTTAAAGACGGGAATTTTGAATTTGCTGCTGGAGTTTCTGCCGTTGTTTTGAAATCAGGAAAAGCGGTGAATGCTAAATATAAAGACGGTGTGGCTGTTTTTGCTAAACCGAAAGCAGGTATCATGGCTGATGCGAGCGTTGGAGGGCAGAAGTTCAGCTATGAGGCTTTTGAAGACTAA